From the Oncorhynchus nerka isolate Pitt River linkage group LG28, Oner_Uvic_2.0, whole genome shotgun sequence genome, one window contains:
- the LOC115113736 gene encoding SIN3-HDAC complex-associated factor-like: MFGFHKSKIYRSHEGCCICKTKSSSSRFTDSSRYEETFRLCFGLSEDRVGDICNACVLLVKRWKKLPKGSKKNWNHVVDARAGPGFKLTKPKKMKNSDGKKKSKLKRLHKFKRQNSDAHSTTSSMSPSQSPSYESDDGSDIESKQRRPTPSVFSFLDRSYWKRQKVCCGIVYKGRFGEVMIDPRLFKPCCSSKKQETLIPMQDTHLPLPAIHPRLSRYQRP, translated from the exons ATGTTTGGTTTTCACAAGTCTAAGATATATCGCAGCCATGAAGGATGTTGCATTTGCAAGACCAAGTCCTCCAGTTCACGCTTTACTGACAGCAGCAGATATGAAGAAACCTTCAGGCTATGTTTTGG GTTGTCAGAGGATCGTGTGGGAGACATCTGCAATGCCTGTGTGCTGTTAGTAAAAAGATGGAAAAAACTGCCAAAGGGCTCTAAGAAGAACTGGAACCAT GTTGTGGATGCAAGAGCTGGGCCTGGCTTCAAGCTAACCAAACCCAAGAAGATGAAGAACAGTGATGGGAAGAAGAAAAGCAAACTGAAGAGGCTTCACAAATTCAAAAGACAAA ACTCGGATGCCCACAGCACGACCTCCAGCATGTCTCCATCCCAGTCCCCCAGCTACGAGTCAGATGACGGCTCAGACATTGAGTCCAAACAGAGGCGCCCCACTCCTTCTGTCTTTTCCTTCCTGGACCGTTCTTACTGGAAAAG ACAAAAGGTGTGCTGTGGGATTGTCTACAAAGGGCGTTTTGGTGAGGTGATGATTGACCCGCGTCTCTTCAAGCCCTGCTGCAGCTCCAAGAAGCAGGAGACGTTGATTCCCATGCAGGACACGCACCTTCCCCTTCCCGCCATTCACCCCCGCCTCTCCCGCTACCAGAGGCCCTGA